One stretch of Clostridiales bacterium DNA includes these proteins:
- a CDS encoding UvrD-helicase domain-containing protein: MYNLDELNEIQKMAVLDTNGAVLVTAGAGSGKTRMLTHRIAHLIQDLHVPSYNVLAITFTNKAANEMRTRLEGMLGNVDGVWIFTFHAACVRILRRFIDWIGFSKDFTIYGETETKAVIKRICKDKELNEEMVKRVAAEISNAKNKGLSPDEYCGVYKYKQDAEDIADVYSLYQKELKRNNALDYDDLLNYTLHLLKTCEEARSFYQEKFKYIHIDEFQDTNIVQYEIAKILAGKHGNIFAVGDEDQCIYTWRGASISNIFDFQKDFSCKVYKLEQNYRSTANILKIANRIIKCNTQRLDKKLYTERGDGEKVVCFGAATDGFEADYVVRTIYELIHEGEYNYRDCAVLFRLNALTRQFEERFLQYGISHKVYGGFKFYDRKEVKDVLAYARLSVNTYDDEAVFRVINFPRRGIGEASIEKIREYAAQTNQSAFSVITHAEIAPFQSALKSKLIEFGCVLERLHVEAAGEVTAFFKYLIFDVLNADDLFSENDEDRARLENIYELINSVREFVKSNPNSTVSDYLQTVSLYSDTDEMNDDNCVTLATVHSAKGLEFPVVFVVGLEDGIFPSLRVNADVSDHMEEERRLMYVAVTRAKRRLFLTYSKSRFLYGETRYSIPSRFLTECGLVERQADSRDIYTSSPSYRGVGEFARASATTQYRSAPSYGSGSAPKQEFTGEKFSGSYKSDFGKTLGAKKEEHAVVADDYKVGATVMHKRLGKGKIIGVENMGNNIYAKIDFERGGVMQLAVGFAPLTVIKE, translated from the coding sequence ATGTATAATCTCGACGAACTAAACGAAATACAAAAGATGGCGGTACTCGATACCAACGGCGCAGTGCTCGTTACCGCCGGCGCAGGCAGCGGCAAAACGCGAATGCTTACGCACAGGATAGCGCACCTTATTCAAGATCTTCACGTGCCGTCGTATAACGTTCTCGCCATTACCTTTACCAACAAAGCTGCTAATGAAATGCGTACGCGGTTGGAGGGTATGCTCGGCAACGTAGACGGCGTTTGGATATTTACTTTCCATGCCGCGTGCGTACGTATTCTTCGTAGGTTTATCGATTGGATTGGATTTTCTAAGGACTTTACCATTTACGGCGAGACCGAAACAAAAGCGGTTATCAAGCGTATTTGCAAGGATAAAGAGCTTAACGAGGAAATGGTTAAACGTGTGGCGGCGGAAATATCCAATGCCAAAAACAAGGGTTTGTCGCCCGACGAATATTGCGGAGTCTACAAGTATAAGCAAGACGCAGAGGATATAGCCGACGTTTATTCGCTCTATCAAAAAGAACTGAAACGCAACAACGCGCTCGATTACGATGATTTGCTTAACTATACGCTGCACTTGCTAAAAACGTGCGAGGAAGCGCGCAGCTTTTATCAGGAAAAATTCAAGTATATACATATCGACGAGTTCCAAGATACAAATATAGTTCAGTACGAAATCGCAAAGATTTTGGCGGGTAAGCATGGCAATATTTTTGCGGTGGGCGACGAAGATCAGTGTATTTACACTTGGCGCGGCGCGTCCATATCAAACATATTCGATTTTCAAAAAGATTTCAGCTGCAAGGTTTATAAGCTCGAACAGAATTATCGTTCGACCGCTAACATTCTTAAAATCGCAAACCGCATTATTAAATGCAATACGCAGCGACTTGATAAAAAACTTTATACCGAGCGCGGCGACGGAGAAAAGGTCGTTTGCTTCGGTGCGGCGACCGACGGATTCGAAGCCGACTACGTTGTGCGCACCATATACGAGCTTATTCACGAGGGAGAGTATAATTACCGTGACTGCGCCGTGCTGTTCAGGCTAAATGCTTTGACGCGACAATTCGAAGAACGGTTCTTGCAGTACGGAATATCGCATAAGGTGTACGGCGGGTTTAAGTTCTATGACCGAAAAGAGGTTAAAGATGTTTTGGCGTATGCGCGGCTATCGGTCAATACTTACGACGACGAAGCGGTTTTTCGCGTGATCAATTTCCCGCGTCGCGGCATCGGCGAAGCTTCTATCGAGAAGATACGCGAGTACGCGGCGCAAACTAATCAGAGCGCGTTTAGTGTTATAACCCATGCGGAAATCGCGCCTTTTCAGTCCGCGCTTAAATCCAAGCTAATAGAGTTCGGTTGCGTTCTCGAAAGACTTCACGTCGAGGCGGCGGGTGAGGTTACCGCTTTCTTCAAATACCTCATTTTCGACGTACTTAATGCCGACGATTTGTTTTCGGAAAACGATGAGGACAGAGCGCGACTCGAAAATATATACGAGCTTATTAACTCGGTGCGTGAGTTTGTAAAAAGCAATCCCAATTCTACGGTGTCTGATTATCTTCAAACAGTATCGTTGTACAGCGATACCGACGAAATGAACGATGACAACTGCGTAACGCTTGCAACCGTTCACAGCGCAAAGGGCTTGGAATTTCCGGTCGTATTCGTCGTAGGCTTAGAGGACGGCATATTCCCGTCGCTTCGCGTTAACGCCGACGTTTCCGACCATATGGAAGAGGAGCGACGGCTCATGTACGTAGCGGTTACTCGCGCCAAGCGCAGGCTGTTTTTGACGTATTCCAAATCGCGTTTTCTGTACGGCGAAACGCGATACTCTATACCGTCGCGCTTTCTTACCGAGTGCGGACTTGTCGAGCGGCAGGCGGACAGCCGCGACATTTACACTTCCAGCCCGTCGTATCGCGGCGTCGGCGAGTTTGCGCGCGCTTCGGCGACTACTCAATACCGAAGCGCGCCGTCGTACGGCAGCGGGTCCGCGCCAAAGCAGGAGTTTACGGGCGAAAAGTTCAGCGGTTCGTATAAGAGCGATTTCGGCAAAACGCTGGGTGCAAAAAAAGAAGAACACGCCGTTGTTGCCGATGACTACAAGGTCGGCGCTACCGTCATGCACAAGCGATTGGGCAAGGGCAAGATAATAGGCGTCGAGAATATGGGCAATAATATTTACGCGAAAATTGATTTCGAGCGCGGCGGAGTTATGCAGCTTGCCGTAGGGTTTGCGCCGCTGACCGTCATAAAGGAATAA
- the ligA gene encoding NAD-dependent DNA ligase LigA, translating to MDVNVEMKELVDKLNDLAYRYYVLDEPIVSDKEYDALYDRLVTLETLTGTVLDNSPSRRVGGEPLKEFLPHTHIRRLYSLDKCNSFDALRAWFEKLKNALGFAPQCTLEYKLDGLTICLTYKDGMLVTASTRGNGETGENVTEQIKTVKSVPLSIPYKGTVEVQGEGIMRISALNKYNATAAVPLKNPRNAVAGAIRNLDVKETAKRNLDVIFYNLNYMDGDKTMSQTEQLDFIKQNRFKTEMCFTSDDIEQIIDKIKSVDRSKLDFAIDGMVIKVDDAEVRRKLGYTDKFPRWAIAYKFEAEETTTVLDDIVWQVGRTGKLTPLALLEPVELCGATVKRATLNNYGDILRKNVTIGSRVFIRRSNDVIPEILGVAQESEKAKQIEKPTKCPCCGSELVEEGANLFCENFYGCRAQVVARVEHFCTKECMDIDGVSIKTAEQLYDKLNVRSAAELYELTADMLSQIDGFKDKKINNFLSAVQKSKNVDLPHFINALCIDNVGRVTARDLASHFGSIDALMQASEEELTAIPDIGGIVAQSIVEYFARHADVVAKYKSLGIDPVYKKQSGGKFDGVKFVLTGSLTEFTRDEARTLIESNGGIVQSSVSRLTDIVIAGESAGSKLQKAQSLGKKIIDETEFKNMLNS from the coding sequence ATGGATGTCAATGTCGAAATGAAAGAGCTTGTCGACAAGCTCAACGATCTTGCTTACAGATACTATGTCTTGGACGAGCCGATCGTGTCAGATAAGGAATACGACGCGCTTTACGATAGGCTTGTTACGCTCGAAACGCTTACAGGCACAGTACTCGATAATTCTCCGTCGCGGCGCGTAGGTGGCGAACCGCTTAAAGAATTTTTGCCGCATACGCATATACGGCGGCTGTACAGCTTGGATAAATGCAACAGTTTCGACGCGTTGCGCGCATGGTTCGAAAAGCTGAAAAACGCGCTCGGGTTTGCGCCCCAATGCACGCTCGAATACAAGCTCGACGGGCTTACCATTTGTCTGACCTATAAGGACGGTATGCTCGTAACGGCTTCTACGCGCGGCAACGGCGAAACGGGTGAGAACGTCACCGAGCAAATAAAAACGGTAAAGTCCGTTCCGCTGTCTATTCCGTATAAAGGCACGGTCGAGGTTCAGGGCGAAGGCATAATGCGTATTAGCGCGCTGAATAAGTACAACGCAACCGCCGCCGTACCGCTCAAAAATCCGCGTAATGCGGTTGCGGGCGCGATACGCAATCTCGACGTAAAGGAAACGGCAAAGCGCAATCTCGACGTTATTTTTTATAATCTGAACTACATGGACGGCGACAAAACGATGTCGCAAACCGAACAGCTCGATTTTATCAAGCAAAACAGATTTAAGACCGAAATGTGCTTTACGTCCGACGATATAGAGCAGATCATCGACAAGATAAAATCGGTGGATAGAAGCAAGCTCGATTTTGCGATCGACGGCATGGTAATCAAGGTCGACGATGCGGAAGTGCGCCGTAAACTCGGTTATACCGATAAATTCCCCAGGTGGGCGATCGCGTACAAGTTCGAAGCCGAGGAAACTACTACCGTACTTGACGATATAGTATGGCAGGTGGGGCGAACTGGTAAACTTACTCCGCTTGCATTGTTGGAGCCTGTCGAGCTGTGTGGCGCAACTGTCAAGCGAGCAACGCTTAATAACTACGGCGATATTTTGCGTAAGAACGTGACGATAGGTTCGCGTGTATTCATTCGCCGCAGTAATGACGTTATTCCCGAAATTCTCGGCGTGGCGCAGGAAAGCGAAAAAGCCAAGCAAATCGAAAAGCCTACGAAATGTCCGTGCTGCGGGAGCGAGCTTGTCGAGGAGGGGGCAAACCTTTTTTGTGAAAACTTTTACGGCTGTCGTGCCCAGGTCGTTGCGCGTGTAGAACATTTCTGCACCAAGGAATGTATGGATATTGACGGCGTAAGTATTAAGACTGCCGAACAGCTCTACGACAAGCTTAACGTTCGGTCCGCCGCCGAGCTTTACGAGCTTACTGCAGATATGCTTTCTCAAATCGACGGATTTAAGGACAAGAAGATCAATAATTTTTTATCCGCCGTGCAAAAATCGAAAAACGTCGACCTGCCGCACTTTATCAACGCGCTGTGTATAGATAACGTCGGGCGAGTGACGGCGCGAGATCTTGCGTCTCACTTCGGTTCTATCGACGCGCTTATGCAAGCGAGCGAGGAAGAACTTACAGCTATCCCCGATATAGGCGGTATCGTGGCGCAGTCGATCGTCGAGTATTTCGCACGCCACGCCGACGTAGTCGCTAAGTATAAATCGCTTGGAATCGATCCCGTATATAAAAAACAGTCGGGCGGGAAATTCGACGGCGTTAAGTTCGTGCTTACCGGCTCGCTGACCGAGTTTACGCGCGACGAGGCGCGCACGCTTATAGAGAGCAACGGCGGTATCGTTCAGTCGAGCGTGTCTAGGCTTACCGATATAGTAATTGCGGGCGAGAGCGCGGGTAGTAAGCTTCAAAAAGCACAATCGCTCGGTAAAAAAATTATCGACGAAACCGAGTTTAAAAATATGCTAAACAGTTGA
- a CDS encoding YicC family protein, which translates to MKSMTGYGKGVASSGKRTVTVEIKSVNNRFAEVNCKLPKSLMYIDDVIQKTIKGFASRGSFDVYFSYENLSNSAKKVTVDNALAAEYVAAAKALRAEFRLEDDYNVTALLRTPDVVSVTVPEDDRELVVDLTKQATTEALGKLDEMRKIEGAGILKDLLSLIKNLQKYLNKAIERAPLVVTDYKKNLISRVKELLDGYEIDESKLLNEVAFFADKADINEEISRLSSHIEQFKAICAENAPQGRRLDFLSQEMVREVNTMGSKSNDITLTGYVVAMKNEVEKIKEQIRNVE; encoded by the coding sequence ATGAAAAGCATGACAGGCTACGGCAAGGGTGTCGCTTCGAGCGGCAAACGCACCGTGACCGTAGAAATCAAATCGGTAAACAATAGATTTGCGGAAGTCAATTGCAAGCTTCCCAAATCTTTAATGTATATCGACGACGTCATTCAAAAAACGATCAAAGGTTTTGCGTCGCGCGGTAGCTTTGATGTGTATTTTTCATATGAGAACCTTTCGAACAGCGCAAAAAAGGTTACGGTAGACAATGCTCTTGCCGCAGAGTACGTTGCGGCGGCAAAAGCGCTTCGCGCAGAGTTTAGGTTGGAGGACGACTACAACGTTACTGCGCTTCTGCGTACGCCGGACGTTGTATCTGTAACAGTTCCCGAGGACGACCGCGAGCTTGTAGTTGATCTTACCAAACAGGCGACGACCGAGGCGCTCGGTAAGCTCGATGAAATGCGAAAGATCGAGGGCGCGGGCATTCTTAAAGATTTGCTTTCGCTTATAAAAAATCTTCAAAAATATCTCAATAAAGCAATCGAGCGCGCGCCGCTCGTTGTTACCGATTATAAAAAGAATTTGATTTCGCGCGTTAAGGAGCTTTTGGACGGCTACGAAATAGACGAAAGCAAGCTTCTCAACGAGGTAGCGTTCTTTGCCGATAAAGCGGATATAAACGAAGAAATCTCGCGTCTATCATCGCATATAGAACAGTTCAAGGCTATTTGTGCCGAGAACGCACCGCAGGGCAGGCGGCTTGACTTCCTATCGCAAGAGATGGTGCGTGAGGTCAATACAATGGGCAGTAAGTCGAACGATATTACGCTCACCGGCTACGTAGTAGCAATGAAGAACGAAGTCGAAAAAATCAAAGAACAAATAAGGAACGTAGAATAA
- the gmk gene encoding guanylate kinase — protein MDKGILVVISGPSGAGKGSIYQQVIERTGMKRSVSVTTRAPRPGEVEGVNYFFRTEEEYQHMIAAGEFLETAAVYNNYYGTPKAPVFENLNNGYDVLFEVDVHGAKSIKKKYPEAIAIFVMTPDFETLEARLRGRGTETEDSLKTRLGAAKRELAQYDLFDYIVFNDNLDQAIADVLDIINAEKSKVKNNTTAIKKLLDSRK, from the coding sequence ATGGATAAAGGTATTTTGGTCGTCATTTCGGGTCCGTCGGGTGCGGGCAAAGGCTCGATCTATCAACAGGTTATCGAACGCACGGGTATGAAACGTTCGGTGTCGGTCACTACGCGCGCGCCGCGTCCCGGCGAGGTTGAGGGCGTAAACTATTTCTTCCGCACCGAAGAAGAATATCAGCACATGATAGCCGCGGGCGAGTTTTTGGAAACTGCCGCTGTGTATAATAACTACTACGGCACGCCCAAGGCGCCTGTTTTCGAAAACTTGAACAACGGTTACGATGTTTTGTTCGAGGTGGATGTTCACGGTGCAAAATCGATCAAAAAGAAATATCCCGAAGCAATCGCGATATTCGTCATGACGCCCGATTTCGAAACACTCGAAGCGCGGCTCAGAGGTCGCGGAACGGAGACCGAGGACAGTCTTAAGACTCGGCTCGGCGCAGCTAAGCGCGAGCTCGCCCAATACGATCTGTTCGATTACATAGTGTTCAACGATAACTTGGACCAAGCAATTGCGGACGTTTTGGATATCATTAACGCCGAAAAGAGCAAGGTCAAGAACAACACTACTGCGATAAAAAAACTGCTTGACAGTCGCAAATAA
- the rpoZ gene encoding DNA-directed RNA polymerase subunit omega, translating into MLVDPPIDKLVETVGNKYALVGLLSKRARTLMDKRHDYLEQEGINPVSLAAAEVVSGKVEGVEEG; encoded by the coding sequence ATGTTAGTAGATCCGCCTATCGATAAGCTTGTAGAAACAGTCGGTAACAAGTATGCACTTGTAGGGCTTTTGAGCAAGCGTGCACGCACGCTCATGGACAAGCGTCACGACTATCTCGAACAAGAGGGCATTAACCCCGTATCGCTCGCTGCTGCCGAAGTAGTAAGCGGCAAGGTCGAGGGCGTAGAAGAAGGCTAA
- the coaBC gene encoding bifunctional phosphopantothenoylcysteine decarboxylase/phosphopantothenate--cysteine ligase CoaBC, with translation MSALSGKTILVGVSGGIAAYKTCSLVSRLVKSGTVVHVMMTKNATEFVTPITFESLSHNRVVVDTFDRNFSWEVEHVSLAKKADAVIIAPATANVIAKLACGIADDFLTTTVLACKQPIIIAPAMNTAMLENVATVSNIDTLASRGYKIVYGESGNLACGDVGRGRMAEPEVLFDNIEKLFIKKQDLIGKTVLVTAGATRVDIDPVRFISNRSSGKMGFCIAQAAYERGAKIVFIKGFTDKFDIPSAWTVESVQTTAQMLDCVKKHYKKADISVMAAAPCDYEITAQPQKIKDKTLSLSLTKSPDIAAWVGEHKGGSKLVIFAAETNDCESNAKQKINAKKADMVVLNDVTRSGAGFDVDTNIVTLITNDDSVALPLMKKREVADALLDKIIAL, from the coding sequence TTGAGCGCACTATCGGGCAAAACGATATTAGTGGGTGTGAGCGGCGGTATCGCCGCGTATAAAACGTGCAGCTTGGTGTCACGGCTTGTTAAGAGCGGCACGGTCGTTCACGTAATGATGACCAAAAACGCTACCGAGTTCGTAACGCCTATCACGTTCGAAAGTCTTTCTCACAACCGCGTTGTAGTCGATACGTTCGACCGAAATTTCAGTTGGGAGGTCGAGCACGTTTCGCTTGCTAAAAAGGCGGACGCCGTTATCATCGCTCCCGCTACGGCTAACGTTATTGCCAAGCTTGCTTGCGGCATTGCCGACGACTTTTTGACTACGACCGTTCTTGCTTGCAAACAGCCGATAATAATAGCGCCCGCCATGAATACGGCAATGCTCGAAAACGTTGCTACCGTATCTAATATCGATACGCTCGCGTCTCGCGGGTATAAGATCGTTTACGGCGAAAGCGGTAATCTTGCTTGCGGCGACGTAGGCAGGGGCAGAATGGCTGAGCCCGAAGTTCTTTTCGATAATATCGAAAAGCTTTTTATTAAAAAGCAAGATTTGATCGGAAAAACGGTGCTCGTTACTGCGGGTGCGACCCGCGTCGATATCGATCCCGTTCGGTTCATATCCAACCGCAGCAGCGGCAAAATGGGTTTTTGTATAGCGCAAGCGGCGTATGAGCGCGGCGCGAAGATTGTGTTTATAAAAGGCTTTACCGATAAGTTCGATATTCCGAGCGCGTGGACTGTAGAGAGCGTTCAGACCACGGCGCAAATGCTCGATTGCGTTAAAAAGCATTACAAAAAAGCAGATATATCGGTAATGGCGGCAGCGCCCTGCGATTACGAGATTACGGCTCAGCCGCAAAAGATAAAAGATAAAACGCTCTCGCTGTCGCTTACTAAATCGCCCGATATTGCGGCATGGGTAGGCGAGCATAAAGGTGGGAGTAAACTCGTTATTTTCGCCGCCGAAACGAACGACTGCGAAAGTAACGCCAAACAAAAGATCAATGCCAAGAAAGCGGATATGGTAGTTTTAAACGACGTAACCAGGTCTGGCGCGGGCTTTGACGTAGACACGAATATAGTAACTCTTATTACGAATGATGATAGTGTTGCGCTTCCGCTTATGAAAAAACGCGAAGTAGCCGACGCATTGCTCGATAAAATAATCGCGCTATGA
- the priA gene encoding primosomal protein N' has translation MIAKVIVDISASDVDRVFDYIAIDGVERGSRVSVPFGRQNTEGYVIDLSETTDVPPDKLKSITSLLDDRPIVSEEFLKLCDYMTSRFHLRKIDVFRLFLPAKMRGGRIKALEKTIVYVNPDYREVDPALFIKKSAHSQMEVYECLLDNDSADLTYLNANFSAAAIRNLIAHGVFLTRRENVLRTPYKNIVQKDSAVVLTDEQQNAASSIMSSDKPTLLFGVTGSGKTEVYLNCIQKTLEAGKTAIMLVPEISLTPQVMRIFRSRFGDDVALLHSGLSDGERFDEWRRLLTGGARVAVGARSAIFAPLTDVGLIVIDEEHDTSYVSESNPRYITREIAFYRARYNGAKVVMGSATPSVESYYYAEQGKYNLVRLPHRVNKREMPKIQIVNMCNEVMYGNSGMFSATLVNALDECLKAGNQAILFLNRRGYSSYVMCKKCGYVAKCEDCDVSLVYHKDENVLKCHYCQRRYSMLDLCPNCKSPHIKQGFLGTERVVEQINKMFPSARIIRMDNDTTRTKDAHLNLLSDFASGNADILVGTQMVAKGHDFANVTLVGIIDADMSLHFSDFRAVERTFQLITQVAGRAGREKKAGSVILQTYTPNHYVYKYACAYDYEGFYGKEINLLQTTGFPPFTDIIRILVSCEDEQTALDATKLAIDGVREVVGKKPQSFVYLNAMRAPKKRIQTKYRMQVLMRIKPNEDELRAQVYAVADEVLKAYPKVSCFTEINPNDLS, from the coding sequence ATGATAGCAAAAGTCATCGTCGATATATCGGCAAGCGACGTCGATCGCGTGTTCGACTATATAGCGATTGACGGCGTGGAGCGCGGATCGCGTGTGAGCGTGCCTTTCGGTCGGCAAAACACCGAGGGGTACGTTATTGATTTGAGCGAAACGACCGACGTTCCGCCCGATAAGCTAAAAAGCATAACTTCGCTACTAGACGACCGACCGATAGTGTCCGAAGAATTTTTGAAGCTGTGCGACTATATGACGAGTCGCTTCCATTTAAGGAAGATAGACGTTTTCAGATTGTTCTTGCCGGCAAAGATGCGCGGCGGGCGAATAAAGGCGCTCGAAAAAACGATAGTATACGTAAACCCCGATTACCGCGAAGTCGATCCCGCGTTGTTCATAAAGAAGTCTGCACACTCGCAAATGGAAGTATACGAGTGCTTGCTCGATAACGACAGCGCCGATCTAACCTATTTAAACGCTAACTTTTCGGCGGCAGCGATACGTAATCTTATTGCGCACGGGGTATTCCTTACTCGGCGCGAAAACGTGCTGCGCACGCCCTATAAAAATATCGTTCAAAAAGACAGCGCGGTCGTTTTGACTGACGAACAGCAGAATGCCGCAAGTTCGATCATGTCGAGCGATAAGCCCACGCTGTTGTTCGGCGTTACGGGCAGCGGCAAGACCGAAGTGTACCTTAACTGTATACAAAAAACTCTCGAAGCGGGCAAGACTGCTATCATGCTCGTTCCCGAAATATCGCTCACGCCTCAGGTAATGCGCATTTTTCGTTCGCGGTTCGGTGACGACGTCGCGCTTCTCCATTCGGGGCTCAGCGACGGCGAACGCTTCGACGAATGGCGCAGGCTATTGACGGGCGGCGCGCGAGTGGCGGTAGGCGCGAGGTCGGCTATATTCGCGCCGTTGACCGACGTTGGGCTGATAGTCATAGATGAGGAGCACGACACCTCATACGTGTCCGAAAGCAATCCGCGCTACATAACCCGAGAGATAGCTTTTTATAGAGCACGGTACAACGGTGCGAAGGTGGTTATGGGTTCGGCAACGCCGTCCGTCGAAAGCTATTATTATGCCGAGCAGGGCAAATACAATCTCGTGCGCTTGCCGCACCGCGTGAATAAGCGCGAAATGCCTAAGATACAGATCGTCAATATGTGCAACGAGGTCATGTACGGCAATTCGGGTATGTTTTCCGCGACGCTTGTCAATGCGCTCGACGAATGCCTTAAAGCGGGCAATCAGGCTATTCTGTTCCTTAACCGCCGTGGATACAGCTCGTACGTTATGTGCAAAAAGTGCGGATACGTGGCTAAGTGCGAGGACTGCGATGTGTCGCTCGTTTACCACAAGGACGAGAACGTTCTCAAATGTCACTACTGTCAGCGCAGATATTCCATGCTCGATCTTTGTCCCAACTGTAAAAGCCCGCATATCAAGCAAGGCTTTTTGGGTACGGAGCGCGTAGTCGAGCAAATCAATAAAATGTTCCCGTCGGCGCGCATCATACGCATGGACAACGACACCACGCGAACGAAAGACGCCCACCTTAATCTTTTGAGCGACTTTGCAAGCGGTAACGCCGATATTCTCGTCGGCACGCAAATGGTTGCGAAAGGTCACGACTTTGCCAACGTTACGCTGGTTGGTATTATCGACGCGGACATGAGTTTACATTTTTCGGACTTCCGCGCAGTGGAGCGCACGTTCCAGCTTATTACGCAGGTCGCGGGGCGCGCGGGGCGCGAGAAGAAAGCGGGCAGCGTTATACTTCAAACGTATACGCCAAACCACTACGTTTATAAATACGCTTGCGCGTACGATTACGAAGGCTTTTACGGTAAAGAGATTAATCTGTTGCAAACCACCGGCTTCCCGCCATTCACCGATATAATTCGAATACTCGTTTCGTGCGAGGACGAGCAAACGGCGCTCGACGCGACCAAGCTCGCAATCGATGGCGTAAGGGAAGTGGTGGGAAAAAAACCGCAGTCGTTCGTTTATCTCAACGCAATGCGCGCACCGAAAAAGCGTATTCAAACCAAATACAGAATGCAGGTGCTTATGCGAATCAAGCCGAACGAGGATGAGCTGCGCGCGCAGGTCTATGCCGTCGCCGACGAGGTATTAAAAGCTTATCCAAAGGTATCGTGCTTTACCGAAATCAACCCCAATGATTTAAGTTAG
- the def gene encoding peptide deformylase → MARRKIVQVGNDTLRQVSKPVTEFDDKLSELIDDMIDTLIYADGAGLAAPQVGILKRIFVATFDGGKTIIEAVNPVIVKAKGKRVAPEGCLSIPDIREKVERPRHVVVHAFDRHGNPIELKGDNFDASCFCHEIDHLDGILFTDKSFK, encoded by the coding sequence ATGGCAAGACGAAAAATTGTTCAGGTCGGCAACGACACGTTAAGACAGGTCAGCAAACCTGTTACCGAGTTTGACGACAAGCTGTCAGAGCTCATAGACGATATGATAGATACGCTTATCTACGCCGACGGCGCAGGGCTTGCCGCGCCGCAGGTCGGTATATTAAAGCGTATTTTCGTCGCGACCTTCGACGGCGGCAAAACCATAATAGAAGCGGTCAATCCCGTTATAGTCAAGGCTAAGGGCAAGCGCGTCGCGCCCGAGGGCTGCTTGTCCATTCCCGATATCCGCGAAAAGGTGGAACGCCCGCGGCACGTGGTCGTTCACGCGTTCGACCGTCACGGCAACCCCATCGAGCTTAAAGGTGACAATTTCGACGCGTCATGCTTTTGTCACGAGATAGACCACCTCGACGGCATACTTTTCACCGATAAATCGTTCAAATAA
- a CDS encoding methionyl-tRNA formyltransferase, with product MKVLFLGTPEFAVKSLDALMKSNHTVVGVVTQPDRAVKHGKTEPCAVKKAAESYGLPVIQPIKIRNDVDSLKAFGADIAVTAAYGQILTAAVLDAFPCGVINVHGSLLPKYRGASPIQSAIADGEKQTGVTIMRTELGIDTGDMLLSRAIEIGDNETAGELTERLAVLGGELLVEALDNYDNITPVKQDNEKATHCKMITKAEQYIDFDCDARTVVNRIRSLSPVPCAKTVIEGETYKIYKAIVCGEPCAEKAGTITCSTDKLVIACGSGAIEVQTIQAPSKRALEIKEFLRGRKFNVGVVCAKPQL from the coding sequence ATGAAAGTATTATTCCTTGGTACGCCCGAGTTCGCTGTAAAAAGCCTCGACGCGTTAATGAAATCGAACCATACCGTTGTGGGCGTAGTCACTCAGCCCGACAGAGCGGTCAAGCACGGCAAGACCGAGCCGTGCGCGGTAAAAAAAGCTGCGGAGAGCTACGGCTTACCCGTTATTCAGCCGATAAAGATCCGCAACGACGTGGATAGCTTAAAGGCGTTCGGCGCCGATATAGCCGTTACGGCTGCGTACGGTCAAATCTTGACCGCCGCAGTTCTCGACGCTTTCCCGTGCGGCGTAATAAACGTTCACGGCTCTTTGCTCCCCAAATACCGCGGCGCGTCGCCCATACAGTCCGCGATCGCCGACGGTGAAAAGCAAACGGGAGTTACCATAATGCGTACCGAGCTCGGTATCGATACCGGCGATATGCTTTTAAGCCGTGCAATAGAAATCGGCGATAACGAAACGGCGGGCGAGCTTACCGAGCGCCTTGCCGTGCTCGGCGGCGAATTGCTCGTGGAAGCGCTGGATAACTACGATAATATCACGCCCGTTAAGCAGGATAATGAGAAAGCAACGCACTGCAAAATGATAACGAAAGCCGAGCAGTATATAGATTTCGACTGCGACGCGCGCACTGTTGTAAACCGCATTCGCTCGTTATCGCCAGTGCCTTGCGCAAAAACTGTGATAGAGGGCGAGACCTATAAAATATATAAGGCAATCGTCTGTGGCGAGCCGTGCGCCGAGAAAGCGGGTACGATAACGTGCTCAACCGATAAGCTCGTTATCGCTTGCGGAAGCGGCGCTATCGAGGTGCAAACGATACAAGCGCCAAGCAAGCGCGCACTCGAAATAAAAGAGTTTTTGCGCGGAAGAAAGTTTAACGTCGGGGTGGTGTGTGCAAAGCCGCAATTATAA